cagaacgccagggcccccgaccccgaccgccacccgatccacaatgcaccagacccggattactacctctcccacaggtggtgggcccatgggagagtggacccatgtatttccttcgggctaagcccggccggaccccataggtgaaagtccggccaccaggcgctcgccaaggagcccctcccccaggcctggctccagggtgaggccccggtaaccctgctccgggcaagggaggctgtgtcctcgttgttATCTtattcatccatgtctttatggatcactctttgtctggcccatcacctaggaccaatttgccttgggagaccctaccaggggctattgcccccgacaacatagctcctaggctcacgcaggcacgcaaacccctccaccacgttaaggtggtgatccaaggaggaggtTTCCTGACTcgttcctccaaaacaccccaaagtggctcaataatatttagatctggtgactgtgcaggccatgggagatgttcaacttcactttcatgttcatcaaaccaatctttcaccagtcttgctgtgtgtattggtgcattgttgTCCCGATACatggcaccaccttcaggacacaatgtttgaaccattcggtagtccttggcagtgacgcgcccatctagcacaagtattggggccaagggaatgccatgatatggaagcccaaaccatcactgatccaccgccatgcttcactctgggcatgcaacagtctgggtggtatgcttctttggggcttctccacaacGTAAATCTCCCGGATGtgtggaaaacagtaaaggtggactcatcagagaacaatacatgtttcacattgtccacagcccaagacagcttcctcttgcatccacagtgaatcctgttggatgtgtttcgtccttcttggtggtacgctgacattaccctggataccgtggctcttgatacatcacaaagacttgctgtcttggtcacagatgcgccagcaagacgtgcaccaacagtttgtcctcttttgaactctggtgtgtcacccataatgttgtgtgcattgcagtattttgagcaaaactgtgctcttaccctctgctaattaacccttcacactcacattgtccaacccctgtatataagTCATCCTGGACCTCATGAGACAaactgagcacagagaatagattattattacaaacttcataaagTAGCCAAtggatttatatatttttattttaagaggGGAATGAATTGTGTAAagtgagaacaaaaaaaaatctatactCATAATTTGAAAgttaattaaaattcagaccatttattttactacaaggAAAAGGGTGTTTTTGTTCATGCACAGATAAATAGAAAAGAGGGACACGGATTCAGAAAAATGTGTTTAGCACTATTACCATTTACCACACAAAGTCACACTGGGCTTATTGAGCAAacttcaaaatataaaaatcacagaTTTATATGTTCTACACATTTTTATCTCTGGGGAAAAATTAAGCTGATATTTGTGCCAACTTAGAAGAAAGGTGACACTCTACACTGTCACAAGCAGAACTTTATACAACAACTTCTGTCCAGTGACTTTGAAGGCAGTGGCAGAAAAAGGAGTCAATAACACTTAAGGAAAAAAATCCAAATCTGAATCTTTGGTCAACATGTTTGTCATTCTTTCAGATGTGTTGGACCATAATCAGCCACCTTCCATGAAAGTGTGTGAAGGAATCAACTGGTATGACCTTAAAGTCAAGCACACATCAAGGATGGTTGTTGGCAGGCCACATTTTCTTTAGCATTGGCAAAAAATTAAGGAGTGATCACATTTGCGCCAACACTGCTTTCTGTGTTATTTTAAAGTTCTTTTCTTCCATGGGAAACATTGCTACTGGTCATCTGACCAAATGAGCAGTGAGCCAGTAAATGATGATTGGCTGAAAGGCAGCAGAGGCGACGGTAATGTACAAGCGGAATCGGGGTTTAGCACTTGCTCCAGCACCCATTGAATCAGCGGACAGTGACGAAAGTATCTTCATTTTGAGAGAACGGACCTGAAAACAAATATTAGACAAATTACTGGGTTGTTTGTGTACAGAGTGTATTCACACTCATTTAGATTTCTATATATTCTGAAAAAACATCAGCATGAACGGAAGTTTAGCAGGCTGACAATTCTCCACAACAGGATAGCATTAGTCACCAAATAGGTTTTGGTCCTTTATGAGAGCTGTGCTTGGCATCCATAGCATTCTAAATTTTAATGGACTTTCTGCAGTTTTCAACTATAAAATACTAATGCTGTGTAATATGTTTGTAATTTTTCCATCAGTTATAAGTTGGCTTGTCTTTAAAGCTATGTACACATTACCAGGCCTAATGTGAATTAAATCTGATCTTTTCAGGTCTGTGTGGACAAATAAAACTGACTTGCATCTGATTTGACATGTGGCCCTTGATCAGATACATATCCAATTTGTGGGAATGTGACATGAATGTGAGTGTTCCAATCAGATTTCCTTTCCGCGTTCACATCAACCAGCACTAGCAGCGGAAAACAACAGTGGAGAAGAGGCTCGAGCAGCATCCCAAATAGCACTGAATATAGTGCACTATACTACATACAATGCATTATATGAGTGCAGAAACCACTAATATATGACCTACAATGTGCACTACAAAGTGTGTAAGAAGACATTTGGGATTTAGCTGATTTCTCACTGCAGCACTAAAAGTAAACCAGCTGGCTTTTATAACGTTCTAGTTCTAGTGCTTGTCATCTATTTGCCATTCTTTCAAACCAATTACAATGCACACATTAGCTACTTACatgtatttttacagttttaaaacaatGAGTGATCTCATAAAtatgatgtttttgtttattggtGAAAGGATAGTTTTAGAGCCAGATTTGTTCACTTTAAAGACAGATACAGGCCacttacatttattaatatggACCGTCAAATTCAATTCGGCTTGTAAAGTGAACATAGCCTAATCTGTTCAACATTTTAATTGcaggtcattttatttaaaattttccaCGAAAATATGTACGAGACTTTACTGCACTTTATATTTAGAAAGGCTGTTTAGCATATCAAAGGCAACATTActttaaataagtaaataacccTCAATGTAAAATGTTGAAACAAACCTTTTGAAGCATTACgttcatttgtttaaaacaaacaaacaaagaaagaaacaaaaaaccttTAAATAGAGATGTAGAATGTTACAGAATATTttcaataaatacataaaatataaattaaataaactggCATATATTTTACCCTTTTGATGTCTTGCATGGAGCAAGtcaatatcaaatcaaatcaatatACAAACTCAGTACTTACTATGAAAAACATGAGTGCACAAGAAGACCAGGCTAGAGCGACATAGTAGCCATCATTTCCGAAGATCAACCCACACATGACAGTAAATATCATCCTGAAAAACCAAAAGCATTTCacttaaaatataatacaaacaTGCAGTATATAAGACAAATGGCACAGAAtgacaattaaaatattatataccTTTCTAAaactcaagtgaaaaaaaaaaagacaaaataaaacatacccAACATATTTGTATCCACTGTAAGCTACAAGGTCAAAGGTAGAAagatctgtgtgcactgtgagcAGATAAAGGCTCAGCAACATTACAAGAACCTCAATGACGACCCAAACCAGTGCTGTGCTCGCACACATACCCAGAACCTCAGGACTGAACCTATAAATGTAGACAGACCACAGAAAAATGCAGAGTTAGAGAACTTACAAAACAATTCTGACACGCAATAATGTGTAGCTAAACAGATCAGTTGTatcccaaaaagaaaaaaataaatattttaaaaaataataattttataaatgtatatatgtgtaaaaCTCCACACATTAAACATATTGAACATATTTAGCACTTCTAGTTAAGAAAGTCAGATGAATGTTAGATTTGACAGACATTACAAATTATTTTCCAGTAACATATTATTATGCTCCAGGAATGCAGAATGCTAagccactttttaaaaaatgattcaatttactgcatcctcaaataataaagtatatattttGCTACAATGCTGGTTCTCTACATGCATCAGCACTGACTTTGGCAGCTATGCACATGAAAATATATCAGCTATGGTTTGACATGTCTTATCTAGTCATTTTTGTGTTGTCTGATGTTGATGCAAAATCATTTACCGTTTCTGTATTCCTAAAGCCATTCCGGCCAGCAGAATATAGGTGATGAAAGCCATcgctgaaaaaataaaataaaattaaaaaaaagaaaagctctGTAAATATCTATGCTATTGTTCTGCAGATATTTGAAGTTGTGTTGTAATCCTGTTGTGTGTCATGTCTTTATAAGCACATCTCTAACAGGAAatctcatttttttatttaaaaacaaatcataacaaacatggtaaataaaaatgttccaaAGCAAACGTGCATATTTCCTTTCAATTATGAAGTCACCATGCTGAAATATGAATAGTGCTTCACACAAGCTAACACTGCCACTGCAAGACAAAACAGAACTTTTATGGTAAACTAGAGTTTAAGTACCTGGTGCTGGCATTTAATAGCAACAGAAGTTCAgtaacatattttttaaaaccaaGTTCCAAGAGTATGCTAAGAAAtgtaataattctgagaatCCGGGTTATCCTGACATAGTAATATCCAAGCTATATGGTCATTTTATGACAGCATGTCCTGTTAAATCGctaatttcatatttaatagaAAGGTTATTGAGATTTTGCTTCtgtgaaatattaatgttttcatttatctcaggtaaaataaaaacaatccaAACAGCATCTTTGGCATCGTTCCATACCGTCGGATGACACTTATTCAAAATCTGTGATGACTCATGTCAAACCACCCTTCTTTCAGGTCATCAGAAAAGTaactacattacattacatgtaCGTACTGAATAAACAATGAACATTATTTACTAGGTATGTAGAGATCTGGAGCATTGACATCATGCCGAGGGGTGAGTGGAGTGTCTCTGTGGTAACGGACTTCCCAGTCCTAAAAGACATCAGAGCAGATAATAGGAGATATGTTGTTACTGTACTGTAATATTATCTGACATTTATCAGGTCAGTGTACATCGTGTACGTAAATATTAAACTAAACCTACATGTAACAAGGCAAGAGAGTTGTAGTAATGCATAACAGATGGTGTATAAGAGGACAGCATGTAATATCTGCTTCTATTTAattgcaaaaacaaaaatattggttaaataaaaatactctATTTTATCTAAAATAACTTTATAATGAGATCACGGATGTAAATCTTTCCAATGATATTTTCCTGTTAATATTACTACCTGATGTGTGTAAGGGAACATGAGAAGCATCAGTTTCTTCATGACATATTTAGTGTCAACTGCAAAAAAATACTTCAATTTGTTCACCGACATGAACCGACTGATCTGTAGATGACAGAAACGCACAGCTAATTGaagtacatttatatatttaaaaaaaaacaacaaaatacgAAGCACTTAAATTACATGGGGATATGTAACAACTATATCATTTTTCATTATCATTTGAACAAACCACCTCTTTGTTCATCATATCCTTTCCTTGGTTGGCGAGTGACGAGCCATACATCATAGCCGCGCTGGCCATGGGATCTGTGAAGAGGTTGTTCACTCCAGCGGGTCCTTGGCTTCCTGCTGATGCACTTCCCATGTTATAACCTGATTCATAGTAATTCTGACTGTTCATGGGGGGCACCCCAGAACTGGTGTCTTCAAAAAGAAGAGGGCCCCCTGAAGGAGGAGCTGCACGAGCTCTGGGTTTTGCTGTgtgaaatgcatttttacaaAGATGAATAACAACACACTTAGCAGAAGTGGGCAAattcaaaaatattatttatttatggcatTGAAGAGAAATACCTCaacaaatcaaattaaaatgcaTATTGCCTTAAAAGTAACTTGGATGTAATACTGTATGTGAAATGTTGAATATAAATCACTGTATAGAGACTCTGTAGCCACTTTTTTAATGCTGATGCCACCTTTATAAAGTGACCCTCCTAGTGTCATGAATTTTGTAGTATGTAAACGTCTCTACATCATGATATATTTTTGCCAAGTCGTCCACCGCTATATATCAGCTAAAAAAGTTATATGTCGTGAGTTTTCATCTTCCGTGTCAGCTGACGTAAAACTGAGTCGTTTACATTTCTGACCTCTATCGGGTTATTCCAGATAAGGTCTCCAGAATCGTGTTCTTTCTGAGCAAAATAACAGTTAAATAAACAGCAAAGTTATCATACTTACTTGCCCGGTGTCCATGCTGTGGAAGGGCCATCGTTACTATTCCTTTATACAAAAAGAGATAATTGGGGTTAGACAGAATAATACAACAGAGTTCTGAATAATATTAACACCTagtttaaatataaatcaaacTGCATAAACAGAGGAGCTGACTCTCTAATGCTGTTCTTAAGGATGCTGTTCCAGCTAACAGGCTAACGCTAAGCTACACTGTTATCTGGTCATTAACACACAGAACTAGCTGACCTCTTGCTTTTAAAGATGACACGGCCTACAAAAATCACTGTAAATGCGCCGTTTTAACGACGTACAATATAACATTCAGAAGGTTAAATGTGAGTTTCATATATTGCTAGTTAAGACAGCGGTAAACTTCTACTTACAGCTACGTATACAGCTTTAGACCCGCCTCCGCCGCCTCTGATTGGTTGACGGAAATGTGCCTGCGTGGCAGCAATGCACGACATCTAAATATCATTGATCGAAGCTTGACTCTGCGGAACCTAATTCTAAACGCTGATTGGTTTTTAGGCAGGTCAATCAAAAGGGGCGCATGGCTTCTGGAAAGCCAAGTTTTTGTTGTGATTTTGCTTTGAATAACTTATGGTGTATGGAGGTCtattatggagagagattagtctcataatactttacaaatgcgtaaatgttaatccgtaaattaaacacaagtcacaaatatgtttcattaTTCACCAATACATACATCCcagtctgtgtctcacagtctgcaatttgtacataattaaattcataaatacacctttttggttttcatagatatatcacaattttatgcgaaaataaatacatttgtttaaatttaaattgcatatatttgtaaagtcgaagtctcgaatttaaaatgtatttataaattgtTGACCGCGCTTTGTtaatttcctctcgcgggtttttggattttgaaactttcctttcgcatttcacccgatccacatacaaatgcagcctgattcacaaatgtggccagcaggcgaacaaccTACCGCTAGGTGGCGCTGTTGTTCCCCCCAAGTGTTTCCTATTTCTGTCAGGGCGGtggcggcgcagcaggtagtgtcgcagtcacacagctccaggggcctggaggttgtgggttcgattcccgctccgtgtgactgtctgtgaggagttggtgtgttctccccgtgtccgcgtgggtttcctccgggtgctccggtttcctcccacactccaaaaacacaaggtggattggtgactcaaaagtaggtgtgtctgtgaaggactggcgccccctccagggtgtattcctgccttgcgcccaatgattccaggtaggctctggacccaccgcgaccctgaactggataagcacttacagataatgaatgaatgaatgaatgaatatttctgtcagggccgcagcaaaacaaccccctgtaggcgggactgtgactccattggctgttgtaaagttactgttttggagatacatgtttttctttagacagAGATGATTGATATGGTATGGAGCCGATAAAATGGATAATAGTAGAAATATAGTATatagtataatatataatataatataataatagtagaaatataataatttagAAATATGAAGCTTACCTTTTCCAAGAcccataaaaaaacatttgggaACCCCTATTATAGACTCATGATTTCTAAATAACAGTACATATGAGTGGGTAGAACTAGAACTACTTATAAATCCTTATGAACTACTCAATTTCTATAACTAAACAGTTAAAATGATGTATGAGTGTTGTGGAtgcaaaataatgttaaaattgTTAATATAATAATGGGATAAACCTAGTTTTCTCACTATTggaagctgtgttttttttttctttaccccTGGGTTTGTTATCTGGGGTTGTTATCAAAGTCACGCATTTCCTCCTTCCACAGAAATGACTGAAATAGCCTGAAAAAATTAGATCACACATCACTGTAACTTTCATtctcatatttaaatatatggcCTCATACAGCTGAGGGCTTGTAGATAAGTCTAGACTCACAATAATCCATCTGCAAGCCTGAATCTTACAAAACAACTTCAACATCCCCTCCACATGCTGTGCCTTATCCACGTGTTACGCAAGTTTACATCCTTTGTTTTTGTTGCCCTAGTAACCAAATACCTCTCTTGTGTGGCAGAAAAAAATAGTAAGACTGAAGGAAAAAGAGAGTTCTGAAAGTGAAAAAGAACTGTTGTAAAGTTTTAACCTTTCAGTGTACCTGAATGTAAGATTATCCATTATTGTAAAGTTAAGGTTTCCCCGAATGCCAACACACTCAATTAATTTCCTGTATGTCTTTGGCCGCTGCAGTTTCTATAGCTCATACTGGGAGATTCCTAAGTGTTATCAGGCCAGCTGACTTATAGCCCCTCCATCAGGTTCTGAGTCAACCCCAGGGCCTTCTCCTAGTTGGCTGGACCTGTGGGGTATCCTAATCAGATGGCCAAACCACCTCAAATGGTGAATATGAAGGAGCAGCAGTTGTACTTGTACCTCCTCCCAGATTACAGAGCTCCTCAcccaatcaaatcaaatcaaatcaaatcaaatcaaatgtatttgtatagcgccttttacatcTGACGTTATCACAAaacagcttcacagtttcagaacagaacatttaaatcaaagcccaatgcgagcaagccgaaggcgacagtggc
This region of Hoplias malabaricus isolate fHopMal1 chromosome 17, fHopMal1.hap1, whole genome shotgun sequence genomic DNA includes:
- the yif1a gene encoding protein YIF1A, translated to MALPQHGHRATKPRARAAPPSGGPLLFEDTSSGVPPMNSQNYYESGYNMGSASAGSQGPAGVNNLFTDPMASAAMMYGSSLANQGKDMMNKEISRFMSVNKLKYFFAVDTKYVMKKLMLLMFPYTHQDWEVRYHRDTPLTPRHDVNAPDLYIPTMAFITYILLAGMALGIQKRFSPEVLGMCASTALVWVVIEVLVMLLSLYLLTVHTDLSTFDLVAYSGYKYVGMIFTVMCGLIFGNDGYYVALAWSSCALMFFIVRSLKMKILSSLSADSMGAGASAKPRFRLYITVASAAFQPIIIYWLTAHLVR